From Paraburkholderia sabiae, a single genomic window includes:
- a CDS encoding LacI family DNA-binding transcriptional regulator, producing the protein MATLKDVAELAGVGLSTASRAISGKGPVSAEAAARVKAAIAELNFRPSSIGRAMATQQLGIIGLFVPTFFGSYYGTILKQTDLELRSVHRHVVVATGCGESTPREQALEAVRFLIGRDCDGVVVISHDLHDEDLDELHRLHPKMVFLNRAFDALPDASFCPDHRRGGELAAATLLEHGHRRVAVISGPYTASDNVERLDGFFEELARHGIARETVPLIESDFSPEGGYAATCRLLESKVPFTGLFCANDTMAVSALARFQQLGISVPGDVSVIGYDDDYSAAYSAPALTSVHIPTAELTQNAVRWLINQCYGTKWEIFREFPVTVSMRASVGRPKVN; encoded by the coding sequence GTGGCGACCCTCAAAGATGTGGCGGAGCTGGCGGGCGTGGGGCTCTCGACAGCCTCGCGCGCCATTTCGGGCAAAGGACCCGTATCGGCGGAAGCTGCTGCGCGCGTGAAGGCCGCGATCGCCGAACTCAACTTCCGGCCGTCGTCGATCGGCCGCGCGATGGCCACGCAGCAACTCGGCATCATCGGCCTGTTCGTGCCGACGTTCTTCGGCTCGTACTACGGCACGATACTCAAGCAGACGGACCTCGAACTGCGCTCGGTGCATCGGCATGTCGTCGTCGCGACCGGCTGCGGCGAGTCGACGCCGCGCGAGCAGGCGCTCGAAGCGGTGCGTTTTCTGATCGGACGGGACTGCGACGGCGTCGTCGTGATCAGCCACGATCTGCATGACGAGGATCTCGACGAGTTGCATCGGCTGCACCCGAAGATGGTGTTCCTCAACCGCGCGTTCGATGCGTTGCCGGATGCGTCGTTCTGCCCCGACCATCGGCGCGGCGGCGAACTGGCGGCGGCGACACTGCTCGAACATGGGCATCGGCGGGTGGCTGTGATTTCGGGGCCGTACACGGCGTCGGACAACGTGGAGCGTCTCGATGGCTTCTTCGAAGAACTCGCGCGCCACGGCATTGCACGCGAGACGGTGCCGTTGATCGAATCGGACTTCTCGCCTGAAGGCGGCTACGCGGCGACGTGCCGGCTGCTCGAATCGAAGGTGCCGTTTACGGGGCTCTTTTGTGCCAACGATACGATGGCTGTCAGTGCGTTGGCCCGTTTCCAGCAGCTTGGCATTTCGGTGCCGGGCGATGTGTCCGTGATCGGCTACGACGACGATTACTCGGCGGCGTACTCGGCGCCTGCGTTGACGTCGGTGCATATTCCGACTGCGGAGTTGACGCAGAACGCAGTGCGTTGGCTCATCAATCAGTGTTATGGAACGAAGTGGGAGATCTTTCGCGAGTTTCCGGTGACTGTGTCGATGCGGGCGTCCGTGGGGCGGCCCAAAGTGAATTAG
- the tehA gene encoding dicarboxylate transporter/tellurite-resistance protein TehA: protein MQAKTNETVMPASFFGIAVGPLALANAWRVAARIWHVPAGVVDTLTFVALAVWVVVLAAYARKWYVQRSHARAEWQHPLHSSFIALGPVSSLLAAPALLNYSHTAAIVVFAIAVVAQLAIGIHLQGRLWQGGRNPELTTPAIYLPAVAPSFVAATASASFGWHQVGMLFLGAGMLSWLAIESLILHRAAVHNPLPEAQRPLLGIQIAPPVVGGVAYMSVTHGAPDVFAFALLGYGIYQALLTLRLLPWIRRQPFAPSYWAFTFGAAALPTFAMRMVERGATGEIEWLAVALFVAANVVIGLIAVKTVRAWIGGRLLPKVEAAQSVPVQAVQAPAQAPRIARVVRLVKQAASANEAGRRIA from the coding sequence ATGCAAGCGAAGACAAACGAGACGGTGATGCCCGCTTCATTCTTCGGTATTGCCGTGGGTCCACTGGCGCTCGCGAACGCCTGGCGCGTCGCGGCGCGTATCTGGCACGTCCCGGCGGGCGTCGTCGACACGCTGACGTTCGTCGCACTGGCCGTCTGGGTCGTCGTGCTCGCGGCTTATGCGCGCAAGTGGTACGTGCAACGTTCGCACGCCCGGGCGGAATGGCAGCATCCGCTGCATTCGTCGTTCATCGCGCTCGGCCCGGTGTCGAGCCTGCTCGCCGCGCCCGCGCTGCTCAACTACTCGCATACGGCGGCGATCGTCGTGTTCGCGATTGCCGTCGTAGCGCAACTCGCGATCGGCATCCATCTGCAAGGGCGTCTCTGGCAAGGCGGTCGCAACCCCGAACTGACGACGCCCGCCATCTATCTGCCCGCCGTCGCGCCGAGTTTCGTCGCGGCGACGGCGTCGGCATCGTTCGGCTGGCATCAGGTTGGGATGCTGTTTCTCGGTGCGGGCATGCTGTCGTGGCTCGCGATCGAATCGCTGATCCTGCATCGGGCCGCCGTGCATAACCCGCTGCCCGAAGCGCAACGTCCGCTGCTCGGCATCCAGATCGCACCGCCCGTGGTGGGCGGCGTGGCCTACATGAGCGTCACGCATGGCGCGCCCGATGTGTTCGCCTTCGCGCTGCTCGGCTATGGCATCTATCAGGCGCTGTTGACGCTGCGTCTGCTGCCGTGGATCCGCCGTCAGCCGTTTGCGCCGTCGTACTGGGCCTTCACGTTCGGCGCCGCCGCGCTGCCGACGTTCGCGATGCGGATGGTCGAGCGCGGCGCGACGGGCGAGATCGAATGGCTTGCCGTGGCGCTGTTCGTTGCTGCGAATGTCGTGATCGGACTGATTGCGGTGAAGACAGTGCGGGCGTGGATCGGTGGGCGGTTGCTGCCGAAGGTTGAGGCGGCGCAAAGCGTGCCTGTTCAAGCGGTTCAAGCGCCTGCTCAAGCGCCGCGTATCGCTCGCGTCGTCCGGCTCGTGAAGCAGGCAGCGAGCGCGAACGAAGCAGGTCGCCGCATCGCCTGA
- a CDS encoding carbohydrate ABC transporter permease gives MSTTLQPSAHTPNPRQRHVRRKRFSPSRLGIYGFLIIAALFFLLPLYVMLVTSVKPMSEIRLGNLLALPIHFTLAPWADAWQSACTGLDCNGIRVGFWNSVRIVVPSTVFSIVIGAINGYALSFWRPRGAGVFFGVLLLGAFIPYQVMIYPMVRVLASVHLFSSLPGIVIIHTIFGMPVMTLLFRNYYAGIPLELFKAARIDGGGFWRIFFQLMLPMSLPIIVVAMILQVTNIWNDYLLGLVFAGTRNLPMTVQLNNIINTTTGEKIYNVNMAATILTSVVPLAVYFISGRWFVRGIASGAVKG, from the coding sequence ATGAGCACGACGCTGCAACCTTCCGCTCATACGCCGAACCCGCGTCAACGTCACGTGCGCAGGAAGCGTTTTTCGCCGTCGCGTCTCGGCATTTACGGCTTTCTGATCATCGCCGCGCTGTTCTTCCTGTTGCCGCTTTACGTGATGCTCGTCACCTCCGTGAAGCCGATGAGCGAGATACGTCTGGGCAATCTGCTCGCACTGCCGATCCACTTCACGCTCGCGCCATGGGCCGATGCGTGGCAGTCGGCGTGCACGGGACTCGATTGCAACGGCATCCGCGTGGGCTTCTGGAACTCGGTGCGCATCGTCGTACCGAGCACGGTGTTCTCCATCGTGATCGGCGCGATCAACGGCTATGCGCTGTCGTTCTGGCGGCCGCGCGGTGCAGGCGTGTTCTTCGGCGTGCTGCTGCTCGGCGCGTTCATTCCGTATCAGGTGATGATCTATCCGATGGTGCGCGTGCTCGCGAGCGTGCATCTGTTCAGCTCGCTGCCCGGCATCGTGATCATTCATACGATATTCGGCATGCCCGTGATGACGCTGCTGTTCCGCAATTACTACGCGGGCATACCGCTCGAGCTGTTCAAGGCGGCACGTATCGACGGCGGCGGTTTCTGGCGCATCTTCTTTCAACTGATGCTGCCGATGTCGCTGCCTATCATCGTCGTCGCGATGATTTTGCAGGTGACGAACATCTGGAACGACTACCTGCTCGGCCTCGTGTTCGCAGGCACGCGCAATCTGCCGATGACGGTGCAACTCAACAACATCATCAACACGACGACGGGCGAGAAGATCTACAACGTCAACATGGCGGCGACGATACTGACGTCCGTCGTGCCGCTCGCCGTGTATTTCATTTCGGGCCGCTGGTTCGTGCGCGGCATCGCGTCGGGCGCGGTGAAGGGCTGA
- a CDS encoding glycerophosphodiester phosphodiesterase family protein, which yields MRISGLAFALFLLAALPASTTAPFEAGRAATLPALIAHRGGTADYPENTLIAIEGALAHHADVIWLTVQLSRDGVPVLYRPKDLSALTDASGPVASRTASELARVDAGWQFESSKAPGVKPYRSKPVGIPTLEDALRIIPSNMPVVLDMKALPAAPQAAAVARVLDALNAWPRVTLYSTEADYQSAFAQYPQARVFESRDATRQRLFGVALTGQCEAPQAGTRAGFELGRKVELIERFTLGEGRSIFTARTWTPASVQCFRRAADTWLVAFAVNDEAAYREAACLHMDAVLVDSPETMSRVRAKLQSAPLDCSAETGD from the coding sequence ATGCGGATATCCGGACTGGCCTTTGCGTTGTTCCTTCTTGCGGCGCTGCCCGCATCCACGACGGCGCCATTTGAAGCGGGGCGTGCTGCCACGCTGCCCGCGCTGATCGCGCATCGCGGCGGAACAGCCGACTATCCCGAGAACACGTTGATCGCCATCGAAGGCGCGCTCGCGCATCACGCCGACGTGATCTGGCTCACCGTGCAATTGAGCCGCGATGGCGTGCCCGTGCTGTATCGTCCGAAGGATCTGTCCGCGTTAACGGATGCGAGCGGTCCCGTCGCGAGCCGAACGGCGTCGGAACTCGCGCGTGTCGACGCGGGCTGGCAGTTTGAATCGTCTAAGGCGCCTGGCGTCAAACCGTATCGTTCGAAGCCGGTCGGCATTCCGACGCTCGAAGACGCGCTGCGGATCATTCCGAGCAACATGCCCGTCGTGCTCGACATGAAGGCATTGCCTGCCGCGCCGCAGGCGGCCGCCGTCGCGCGCGTACTCGATGCGCTGAACGCGTGGCCGCGCGTCACGCTCTATTCGACGGAAGCCGATTACCAGAGCGCGTTCGCGCAGTATCCGCAGGCACGCGTATTCGAATCGCGTGATGCGACGCGCCAACGGCTTTTCGGCGTCGCGTTGACGGGGCAGTGCGAGGCGCCGCAAGCAGGCACGCGCGCAGGCTTCGAACTGGGCCGCAAGGTCGAACTGATCGAGCGCTTCACGCTGGGCGAAGGCCGCTCGATCTTTACGGCGCGCACATGGACGCCTGCATCCGTGCAGTGCTTCCGCCGCGCAGCGGACACATGGCTCGTGGCATTCGCTGTCAACGACGAAGCCGCCTATCGCGAAGCCGCGTGTCTGCACATGGACGCCGTGCTCGTCGATTCGCCTGAAACGATGTCGCGTGTGCGCGCGAAGCTGCAATCGGCACCGCTCGACTGCTCCGCGGAGACGGGCGATTGA
- a CDS encoding LysR family transcriptional regulator — protein MALTRITIRQFEAFLAIVDQNGIAAAAERLGLTSSAVSQLLAELERELGFRLFDRTTRRVSLSTAGRDFLPSAESVLRHLRAAEQTASDIRNRAAGIVRVGAPLVLASTAIPYAIAGYAQEKPKVVVRVVDTDVEQLVERVASGDVDLAVGPDRATGDRVQRTAIFKSPWVLWCAEDHPLARRRRLRWQDLRGTPIIATGRDHEASVAQMLTDQPSDARIAPVEVVDNVTTAFGLAAQGLAVTLAPAYVKPLAQTFGLAMRRVVEPETIREVCIYRPVDRSLSPPADGFAEFLGVSLKAWDRETQGAAGQK, from the coding sequence ATGGCTCTCACACGCATCACCATACGCCAATTCGAGGCGTTTCTCGCGATTGTCGATCAGAACGGCATTGCCGCGGCGGCGGAACGGCTGGGTCTGACGTCGTCCGCTGTGAGCCAGTTGCTCGCCGAACTGGAGCGCGAACTGGGCTTCCGTCTGTTCGATCGCACGACGCGGCGCGTCAGTCTGTCCACGGCAGGCCGCGATTTTCTCCCGTCGGCGGAATCCGTGCTGCGGCACCTGCGCGCGGCCGAGCAGACAGCCAGCGACATCCGCAACCGCGCGGCAGGCATCGTGCGAGTCGGCGCGCCGCTCGTGCTCGCGAGCACGGCCATTCCGTACGCGATCGCGGGCTATGCGCAGGAGAAGCCGAAAGTCGTCGTACGCGTCGTCGATACGGATGTCGAGCAACTGGTCGAGCGCGTAGCGAGCGGCGACGTCGATCTCGCCGTCGGTCCCGATCGCGCGACGGGCGACCGCGTGCAGCGCACAGCGATTTTCAAAAGCCCGTGGGTGTTGTGGTGCGCGGAAGATCATCCGCTCGCGCGCCGTCGACGCCTTCGCTGGCAGGACTTGCGCGGCACGCCCATCATCGCGACGGGCCGCGATCACGAAGCAAGCGTCGCGCAGATGCTGACCGACCAGCCATCGGATGCGCGCATCGCGCCCGTCGAAGTCGTCGACAACGTGACGACGGCGTTCGGTCTCGCCGCGCAGGGTCTCGCCGTCACGCTCGCGCCCGCGTATGTGAAGCCGCTCGCGCAGACCTTCGGACTCGCGATGCGGCGCGTGGTCGAGCCGGAAACGATACGCGAAGTGTGCATCTATCGGCCCGTCGATCGCTCGCTGTCGCCGCCCGCCGATGGCTTCGCGGAGTTTCTCGGCGTGAGTCTGAAAGCGTGGGATCGTGAGACGCAAGGGGCGGCGGGCCAGAAATGA
- a CDS encoding PaaI family thioesterase gives MQPPPLDNPFLESLAVELTEWRSGYAEFTMPIRPETLNRQRVLQGGAIATLLDAAAGYSGLYSEGDPVHAFTLSLTISYLDKGLGEKVISKGFLERKGRSVFFARAEAWVDGRVLIASAQGVFKYA, from the coding sequence ATGCAACCGCCGCCGCTTGACAACCCCTTTCTCGAATCGCTCGCGGTTGAATTGACTGAGTGGCGCAGTGGCTATGCCGAGTTCACTATGCCTATCCGGCCGGAGACGTTGAATCGGCAGCGGGTTTTGCAAGGTGGTGCTATTGCTACTTTGCTTGACGCTGCCGCGGGCTATTCCGGGCTTTATAGCGAGGGCGATCCTGTTCATGCTTTTACCCTCTCGTTGACGATTAGTTATCTCGACAAAGGGCTTGGGGAGAAGGTCATCAGTAAAGGGTTTCTTGAGCGCAAAGGGCGGTCGGTGTTTTTTGCTCGTGCTGAGGCTTGGGTTGATGGGAGGGTTTTGATTGCTAGCGCGCAAGGCGTATTCAAATACGCGTGA
- a CDS encoding amino acid aminotransferase has translation MFEHIPAYPGDPILSLNEDFQRDPRTNKVNLSIGIYFDENGTLPVMSSVREAEAAIVAQGTPRSYLPMSGLPAYRDAAQALVFGTDSAARAAGRIATVQTVGGSGALKVGADFLKRHFAGSQVWLSDPSWENHRVVFEAAGHTVNTYPYYDDATGGLRFDAMRDTIDALPERSIVLLHACCHNPTGVDLTAEQWRELVPVLQRRKLIAFVDMAYQGFGDGLEEDAACVRLLADADVPMIVANSFSKNFSLYGERCGALSVVCKDAAEAQRVLGQLTFTIRANYSNPPMHGARLVAGVLGDAKLRASWDDELRVMRDRIHEMRHAIHEGLAGRVDEVMRARYTAQVGMFTYTGLSADQVETLRVEHGIYLLRSGRMCVAGLNRTNVAYVASAIASVAGNSARA, from the coding sequence ATGTTCGAACACATCCCCGCCTATCCCGGCGACCCGATCCTGAGCCTCAACGAAGACTTCCAGCGCGATCCGCGCACGAACAAGGTCAATCTGAGCATCGGCATTTACTTCGACGAAAACGGCACGCTGCCCGTGATGTCGTCGGTGCGCGAAGCCGAGGCCGCGATCGTCGCGCAGGGCACGCCGCGCTCGTATCTGCCGATGTCGGGCCTGCCTGCCTATCGCGACGCCGCGCAGGCGCTCGTGTTCGGCACGGACAGCGCAGCGCGCGCCGCGGGCCGTATCGCGACGGTGCAGACGGTGGGCGGCTCGGGCGCGTTGAAGGTCGGCGCGGATTTTCTCAAGCGTCACTTCGCGGGCTCGCAGGTGTGGCTCTCCGATCCGAGCTGGGAAAACCACCGCGTCGTGTTCGAAGCGGCGGGTCATACGGTCAACACGTATCCGTACTACGACGATGCAACGGGCGGCCTGCGCTTCGACGCGATGCGCGACACGATCGACGCGTTGCCCGAGCGCAGCATCGTGCTGCTGCATGCGTGCTGTCACAACCCGACAGGCGTCGATCTGACGGCGGAACAATGGCGTGAACTCGTGCCCGTGCTGCAACGTCGCAAGCTCATCGCATTCGTCGACATGGCGTATCAGGGCTTCGGCGACGGCCTCGAAGAAGATGCCGCATGCGTGCGCCTGCTCGCCGACGCCGACGTGCCGATGATCGTCGCGAACTCGTTCTCGAAGAACTTCTCGCTGTACGGCGAGCGCTGCGGCGCATTGAGCGTCGTGTGCAAGGACGCCGCGGAAGCGCAGCGCGTGCTCGGCCAGCTGACCTTCACGATCCGCGCGAACTACAGCAATCCGCCGATGCACGGCGCGCGGCTGGTGGCGGGCGTACTCGGCGACGCGAAGCTGCGCGCGTCGTGGGACGACGAACTGCGCGTGATGCGCGATCGCATTCATGAAATGCGCCATGCGATTCACGAAGGCCTCGCCGGACGCGTCGACGAAGTGATGCGCGCGCGTTACACGGCGCAGGTCGGCATGTTCACGTACACCGGTTTGTCGGCGGATCAGGTCGAAACGCTGCGCGTCGAGCACGGCATCTATCTGCTGCGTTCGGGCCGCATGTGCGTCGCGGGCCTGAATCGCACCAACGTCGCGTATGTCGCTTCGGCGATCGCGTCCGTTGCCGGAAACAGCGCGCGCGCATAA
- a CDS encoding NAD-dependent succinate-semialdehyde dehydrogenase, whose translation MVTSSSYTDTRLLINNEWCDAASGKTLDVVNPATGKPIGKVAHAGKADLDRALEAAQKGFEAWRKVPANERATTMRKAAAFVRERADNIARLMTQEQGKPFAEARIEVLSAADIIEWFADEGRRVYGRVVPSRNLNAQSTVLKEPIGPVAAFTPWNFPVNQVVRKLSAALASGCSFLVKAPEETPASPAQLLQAFVDAGVPAGTVGLVFGDPAEISSYLIPHPVIRKVTFTGSTPVGKQLAALAGQHMKRATMELGGHAPVIVAEDADVALAVKAAGGAKFRNAGQVCISPTRFLVHNSIREEFAAALVKHAEGLKIGDGLAEGTQLGPLANARRLTAMASIIENARTSGAKVATGGERIGSEGNFFAPTVLTDVPLEADVFNNEPFGPIAAIRGFDKIEDAIAEANRLPFGLAGYAFTKSFRNVHLLSQNLEVGMLWINQPATPTPEMPFGGVKDSGYGSEGGPEAMEAYLVTKAVTVMAV comes from the coding sequence ATGGTCACATCCAGCAGCTACACCGACACCCGTCTGTTGATCAACAACGAATGGTGCGACGCCGCCAGCGGCAAGACCCTCGACGTCGTGAATCCCGCGACGGGCAAGCCGATCGGCAAGGTCGCGCACGCGGGCAAGGCCGATCTGGACCGCGCGCTGGAAGCCGCGCAGAAGGGTTTCGAAGCATGGCGCAAGGTGCCGGCCAACGAACGCGCCACGACGATGCGCAAAGCCGCCGCCTTCGTGCGCGAACGCGCCGACAACATCGCGCGCCTGATGACGCAGGAGCAGGGCAAGCCGTTCGCCGAAGCGCGTATCGAAGTGCTGTCGGCCGCCGACATCATCGAATGGTTCGCCGACGAAGGCCGTCGCGTGTACGGTCGTGTCGTGCCGTCGCGTAACCTCAACGCGCAATCGACCGTGCTCAAGGAGCCGATCGGCCCCGTCGCCGCCTTCACGCCGTGGAATTTCCCGGTGAATCAGGTGGTCCGCAAGCTGAGCGCCGCGCTCGCGAGCGGTTGTTCGTTCCTCGTCAAGGCACCGGAAGAAACGCCCGCGTCGCCGGCACAACTGCTGCAGGCTTTCGTCGATGCAGGCGTGCCCGCCGGTACGGTCGGCCTCGTGTTCGGCGATCCCGCCGAGATCTCGAGCTACCTGATCCCGCATCCCGTCATCCGCAAAGTCACGTTCACCGGCTCGACGCCCGTCGGCAAGCAACTCGCCGCGCTCGCGGGCCAGCACATGAAGCGCGCGACGATGGAACTCGGCGGCCACGCGCCCGTGATCGTCGCGGAAGACGCCGACGTCGCGCTCGCCGTCAAGGCAGCAGGCGGCGCGAAGTTCCGTAACGCGGGCCAGGTGTGCATCTCGCCGACCCGCTTCCTCGTCCACAACAGCATCCGCGAAGAATTTGCCGCGGCGCTCGTCAAGCATGCGGAAGGCCTGAAAATCGGCGACGGTCTCGCCGAAGGCACGCAGCTCGGGCCGCTCGCGAACGCGCGCCGTCTGACGGCCATGGCGAGCATCATCGAGAACGCCCGCACGTCGGGCGCGAAGGTCGCGACGGGCGGCGAGCGCATCGGCTCGGAAGGCAACTTCTTCGCGCCGACCGTGCTGACGGACGTGCCGCTCGAAGCCGACGTGTTCAACAACGAGCCGTTCGGCCCGATCGCGGCAATCCGCGGCTTCGACAAGATCGAAGACGCGATCGCCGAAGCGAACCGTCTGCCGTTCGGCCTCGCGGGCTACGCGTTCACGAAGTCGTTCCGCAACGTGCACCTGCTGTCGCAGAACCTCGAAGTCGGCATGCTGTGGATCAACCAGCCCGCCACGCCGACGCCGGAAATGCCGTTCGGCGGCGTGAAGGATTCGGGCTACGGCTCGGAAGGCGGACCGGAAGCGATGGAAGCCTATCTCGTGACGAAGGCTGTTACGGTGATGGCGGTTTAA
- a CDS encoding DUF302 domain-containing protein, whose translation MTVAAQFPASVATFRSEHGFSITVARLRGLLADKGMTIFVDIDQADAAAQVGMTLRPMRLIVFGNPKGGTPVMQANPCAGLLLPLKALVWEDDAHVTWLAIEDVTGALVDGYGLETSLVEPLAKAKALVQMAAARDLA comes from the coding sequence ATGACTGTCGCTGCACAATTCCCCGCGTCGGTTGCGACGTTCAGAAGCGAGCATGGCTTTTCGATCACGGTGGCGCGCCTGCGCGGCCTGCTCGCCGACAAGGGCATGACGATCTTCGTCGATATCGATCAGGCCGACGCCGCCGCGCAGGTGGGCATGACGCTGCGTCCGATGCGTCTGATCGTGTTCGGCAACCCGAAGGGCGGCACGCCCGTGATGCAGGCGAATCCGTGCGCCGGGTTGCTGCTGCCGCTGAAGGCGCTCGTGTGGGAAGACGACGCGCACGTCACGTGGCTCGCGATTGAGGACGTGACGGGCGCGCTCGTCGACGGCTACGGGCTGGAGACATCGCTCGTCGAGCCGCTCGCGAAAGCGAAAGCCCTCGTGCAGATGGCGGCCGCGCGCGATCTTGCGTGA
- a CDS encoding ABC transporter ATP-binding protein — protein sequence MATNMANVAVRDLKIQLGANTVIDALDLDVRAGEFVVLLGPSGCGKSTLLHSIAGLIDVTEGSIEIGGEDMTWADPKDRRIALVFQSYALYPTMSVERNLSFALRISGTPKAEIERRVARASDMLQLGPLLKRKPAQLSGGQRQRVAIGRAIVREADVFLFDEPLSNLDAKLRTELRRELKQLHQQLGATMIYVTHDQVEAMTLATRMAVMKNGVIQQFGTPAEVYARPANLFVATFLGSPAMNLLNGTLLAQDDGVRFTGAKLDLDVSSYPFAAPPENGKPCVLGVRPEDVRVRIGADSNQRGQVSLIEPMGNHRVIWLDYHGTQIASIDQEKTPVAVGDSVAFAIDGAHVSLFDEAGGARL from the coding sequence ATGGCAACGAACATGGCAAACGTCGCGGTCCGCGACCTGAAAATCCAGCTTGGCGCGAACACGGTGATCGACGCGCTCGATCTCGACGTGCGCGCAGGCGAATTCGTCGTGCTGCTCGGGCCGTCGGGTTGCGGCAAGTCGACATTGCTGCACAGCATCGCGGGCTTGATCGACGTGACGGAAGGCAGCATCGAGATCGGCGGCGAGGACATGACGTGGGCCGATCCGAAAGACCGGCGCATCGCGCTCGTGTTCCAGTCGTACGCGTTGTATCCGACGATGAGCGTCGAGCGGAATCTGTCTTTTGCGCTGCGCATCAGCGGCACGCCGAAGGCGGAGATCGAGCGGCGCGTCGCGCGTGCGTCCGACATGCTGCAACTCGGACCGCTGCTCAAGCGCAAGCCGGCACAACTGTCGGGCGGGCAGCGGCAGCGCGTGGCGATCGGACGCGCGATCGTGCGCGAAGCCGATGTGTTTCTGTTCGACGAGCCGCTATCGAATCTCGATGCGAAGCTGCGCACGGAACTGCGCCGCGAACTCAAGCAGTTGCATCAGCAACTCGGCGCGACGATGATCTACGTGACGCACGATCAGGTCGAAGCGATGACGCTTGCCACGCGGATGGCCGTGATGAAGAACGGCGTGATCCAGCAGTTCGGCACGCCCGCCGAAGTGTATGCGCGGCCCGCGAATCTGTTCGTCGCGACCTTCCTCGGCTCGCCGGCGATGAACCTGCTGAACGGCACGCTGCTTGCGCAGGACGATGGCGTGCGCTTTACGGGCGCAAAGCTCGATCTCGATGTTTCGTCGTATCCGTTTGCTGCGCCGCCGGAAAACGGCAAGCCGTGCGTGCTCGGCGTGCGGCCCGAAGACGTGCGCGTGCGCATCGGTGCGGACTCGAATCAGCGCGGGCAAGTGTCGCTTATCGAACCAATGGGCAACCACCGGGTTATCTGGCTCGATTATCATGGCACACAGATCGCGTCGATCGATCAGGAGAAGACGCCCGTCGCTGTCGGCGATTCAGTGGCGTTCGCGATCGACGGCGCACATGTATCGCTGTTCGACGAGGCGGGCGGGGCGCGCCTCTGA
- a CDS encoding TlpA family protein disulfide reductase: MNPVSAMLGKSAACFAIALACTTTSALAAAPSAPSTIYQTQLQPLDGKLESLERYRGRPLVVNFWAPWCGPCRTEVPAFIALQNAYRGKAQFVGVALDEAPAVRAFAHDYGMNYPLYLAGMGGIATMLREGDTRGAVPFTVVYDGNGRKVGTITGLADPSKLEALLAAAIAATSSDH; the protein is encoded by the coding sequence ATGAACCCCGTTTCAGCGATGCTCGGCAAAAGCGCTGCGTGCTTTGCCATCGCGCTTGCTTGCACGACCACATCAGCCCTCGCCGCTGCCCCCTCTGCGCCGTCCACGATCTATCAGACGCAATTGCAGCCGCTCGACGGCAAGCTCGAATCGCTCGAGCGTTATCGCGGACGTCCGCTCGTCGTCAACTTCTGGGCGCCGTGGTGCGGACCGTGCCGCACGGAAGTGCCCGCGTTCATCGCGTTGCAGAATGCGTATCGCGGCAAGGCGCAGTTCGTTGGCGTCGCGCTCGATGAAGCGCCTGCCGTGCGCGCGTTTGCGCATGACTACGGGATGAATTACCCGCTCTATCTCGCGGGGATGGGCGGCATTGCGACGATGTTGCGCGAAGGCGATACGCGCGGCGCGGTGCCGTTCACCGTCGTCTACGACGGCAACGGTCGCAAGGTGGGGACGATCACAGGGCTCGCGGATCCTTCGAAACTCGAAGCGTTGCTCGCGGCGGCCATCGCGGCAACGTCCTCCGACCACTAA